From a single Rutidosis leptorrhynchoides isolate AG116_Rl617_1_P2 chromosome 5, CSIRO_AGI_Rlap_v1, whole genome shotgun sequence genomic region:
- the LOC139846785 gene encoding uncharacterized protein: MILTKFSESLIQLTQQLFAENVGYFDTIDQLLFVQSGVLLDNSLMILVIVSRWAQLFARVLRQIVSFVPCSGCFKYIGSLR, encoded by the exons ATGATACTGACGAAATTTTCTGAAAGTCTAATTCAGCTGACTCAACAGCTATTTGCAGAAAATG TTGGTTATTTTGACACTATAGATCAACTGCTGTTCGTCCAAAGTG GTGTTTTGCTGGATAA CTCCTTAATGATATTGGTAATCGTTAGTCGGTGGGCACAACTTTTTGCTCGCGTTCTTAGACAGATTGTTAGTTTCGTTCCGTGCTCAG GATGTTTCAAGTATATTGGAAGTTTAAGGTGA